The window CGATCAAGGCGGAGGTGGTGGGCTTCCGCGACCAGGAGGTGCTGCTCATGCCGCTGGGCGAGCTCGAGGGCATCGGCCTGGGCAACGACGTGATACCGACCGGGCACACCCTCACCGTGCGCGTGGGCGAGGGGCTCCTCGGCAGGATACTCGACGGGATGGGCGACCCGCTCGACGCGGAGGAGAAGGGGCCGCTCCGGTTCTCCGCCGAGTACCCGGTGACCGCCAATCCGCCCGAGGCGCTGCACAGGGAGCGGGTGACGAGGCCGCTCTCGGTGGGAATCAAGTCGATCGACGCCACTCTCACGGTGGGCGAGGGGCAGCGCATAGGGATCTTCGCCGCCGCCGGGGTCGGCAAGTCCACCCTCATCGGCATGATCGCGCGCAACACCGAGGCGGAGATCAACGTCATCTGCCTCGTGGGAGAGAGGGGCCGCGAGGTGCGCGACTTTCTGGAGCAGGACCTCGGGCCTGAGGGCATGGAGCGCTCGGTGCTCGTGGTCTCCACCTCCGACCAGCCGTCGCTCGTGAGGCTCAAGGCCGCCTACGTCGCCACCGCCATCGCCGAGTACTTCCGCGACCAGGGCAAGAAGGTCATCCTGATGATGGACTCGATCACCCGCTTCGCGAGGGCGCTCCGTGAGGTGGGGCTCGCGGTGGGCGAGCCGCCGGCCAGGCAGGGGTACACGCCCTCGGTCTTCTCCACGCTGCCCCGGCTCCTCGAGCGCTCCGGCAACTCGGACAAGGGCTCCATCACCGCGTTCTACACGATCCTCGTCGCGGGCGACGACATGAACGAGCCGGTCGCCGACGAGACGCGCTCGATCCTCGACGGCCACATCGTGCTCTCCCGCGCCCTCGCCGCGCGCAACCACTACCCCGCCATAGACGTCTCGGAGAGCATCAGCCGCGTCATGGACTCGATCATAGACGACGACCACAAGGCGGCCGCGCGCGAGCTCCGCGAGGTGGTGGCCAACTACGAGAAGGAGCGCGACCTGATCCTCATCGGCGCATACGAGGAGGGGTCCGACCCCAAGGTCGATTACGCGCTCGAGAAGATCGAGGAGGTCAACAACTTCCTCAAGCAGGGGG is drawn from Pseudomonadota bacterium and contains these coding sequences:
- the fliI gene encoding flagellar protein export ATPase FliI, with translation MADKVKNQAGPDGGSELPVVDFAKYRHLLSSVSTYSIKGKVTELTGIVVRAVVPGVRIGELCFIVPHHNRPPIKAEVVGFRDQEVLLMPLGELEGIGLGNDVIPTGHTLTVRVGEGLLGRILDGMGDPLDAEEKGPLRFSAEYPVTANPPEALHRERVTRPLSVGIKSIDATLTVGEGQRIGIFAAAGVGKSTLIGMIARNTEAEINVICLVGERGREVRDFLEQDLGPEGMERSVLVVSTSDQPSLVRLKAAYVATAIAEYFRDQGKKVILMMDSITRFARALREVGLAVGEPPARQGYTPSVFSTLPRLLERSGNSDKGSITAFYTILVAGDDMNEPVADETRSILDGHIVLSRALAARNHYPAIDVSESISRVMDSIIDDDHKAAARELREVVANYEKERDLILIGAYEEGSDPKVDYALEKIEEVNNFLKQGVDEKVSLEDAIALLKEIFD